The following nucleotide sequence is from Acinetobacter equi.
CGGAATTCAACATAATTTTCGCCTACAAATAATTTACGATTATCTGCTATAGAATCTAAAGTAATGATAGATGGATTTTTAGGATCAAATGTAAAAGTTCCCTTAATATCTAATTTTGTATCTACATCTTTAGCACCAATATATTCTTGAGTAAGCTCATAAGTCTTATTACTTTTGAGTTCAAGTTCTGTTTTAATGCCATCACAGTTAGCACAAGGAATTGTACCTTTGTAATCACCAGCCCAATCTAATGAAGTTTCAGCAGTATCACCAGTCGGTGCAATTTCAGATGCTACTGTAGCTGTCATTGGTGCAGATGCTTCCGATGCCACTGGTTGATCTTCTGTTTTTGGTTTACTACATGCTGCTAAAGAAATAGCTAAGATGCTTAAAATAAGTGCACTTTTTTTCATAATTTCACCAAAATTTAAAATATTAGAAAAGTCGAATTGCTTTGACTAATTTATCATATAAATATTCGCTGAATATAAATAGAAAATTCATGTAATAAAATCGTGCAACTTTATACACTTTTTAGTAAATATATAGAGCTATAATATGTGAATATATTCAAACAATTATAACATTAAGTTGATTGTGTTGTATTTATTTTTCACCATTATGTAAACCACCTAAATTTTGGCAAGCTTCTTTGTAAATTGTAAATTGCTGTTCTATGACTTCTGATAATGGAATATCAAATATTTCATCTCCATTTTTATAATTTTCTATATACTCTTGTGCTTTTTGTTTTGATCCATACAGTGATCTTTCGTGATAAGA
It contains:
- a CDS encoding copper resistance protein NlpE; protein product: MKKSALILSILAISLAACSKPKTEDQPVASEASAPMTATVASEIAPTGDTAETSLDWAGDYKGTIPCANCDGIKTELELKSNKTYELTQEYIGAKDVDTKLDIKGTFTFDPKNPSIITLDSIADNRKLFVGENYVEFRAAETGDAITGPLADQYKLTKEN